From one Magnolia sinica isolate HGM2019 chromosome 18, MsV1, whole genome shotgun sequence genomic stretch:
- the LOC131232601 gene encoding endoglucanase 1 → MDTTKPMFLIQLLFICFSMLGAICSASNPNYADALEKSILFFEGQRSGKLPANQRLTWRGDSGLSDGSSYHVDLVGGYYDAGDNVKFGLPMAFTTTMLAWSVIEFGSLMPGQIQNAREAVRWSADYLLKAATATPNTLYVQVGDPNMDHRCWERPEDMDTPRNVYKVSTQNPGSDVAAETAAALAAASIVFKDSDPSYSAKLLQTAMKVFDFADHYRGAYSDSLSSAVCPFYCSYSGYHDELLWGASWLHRASQDSSYLAYIQSNGHTMGADEDDYSFSWDDKRVGTKVLLSKSFLQNRVEELQLYKIHADNYICSLIPGTSSFQAQYTPGGLFYKASESNLQYVTSTAFLLLTYANYLTSYGGHASCGTATVTPQNLISLAKKQVDYILGQNPAKMSYMVGFGERYPQHVHHRGSSLPSVHSHPSSIPCNAGFQYLYSGSPNPNILVGAVVGGPDNRDSFNDDRNNYQQAEPATYINAPFVGALAFFAANSVAN, encoded by the exons ATGGATACTACTAAACCCATGTTCCTAATTCAGCTCTTGTTCATATGCTTTTCGATGCTCGGGGCAATTTGCTCTGCGTCCAATCCGAATTACGCTGACGCTCTCGAGAAATCCATTCTCTTCTTCGAGGGCCAACGGTCTGGGAAATTACCTGCCAATCAACGCCTTACGTGGAGGGGCGATTCCGGCTTATCGGATGGTTCCTCTTATCAT GTGGATCTAGTAGGAGGGTACTATGATGCTGGAGATAATGTGAAGTTCGGCCTGCCTATGGCCTTCACCACAACGATGCTAGCATGGAGTGTCATTGAGTTCGGCAGCTTGATGCCAGGGCAGATTCAAAATGCCAGAGAAGCCGTCCGTTGGAGTGCAGATTATCTGCTCAAGGCGGCCACGGCCACGCCAAACACATTATATGTGCAA GTGGGAGATCCAAACATGGATCACCGGTGCTGGGAGCGGCCCGAAGACATGGACACACCTCGCAATGTTTACAAGGTGTCCACGCAAAACccaggttctgatgttgcagctGAGACAGCTGCTGCATTGGCCGCAGCTTCCATCGTGTTTAAAGACTCCGACCCTTCTTACTCTGCCAAATTACTTCAAACTGCAATGAAA GTCTTTGATTTCGCTGACCACTACAGGGGAGCTTACAGTGATTCTCTTAGCTCCGCGGTGTGCCCATTTTACTGCTCTTACTCTGGATATCAT GACGAGCTTCTATGGGGCGCATCATGGCTTCATCGGGCGTCACAAGACAGTTCATACTTGGCGTACATTCAATCCAACGGTCACACGATGGGTGCAGATGAAGATGATTACTCTTTCAGCTGGGATGACAAGCGAGTTGGAACCAAAGTTCTTCTTTCCAAG AGCTTCTTGCAGAACAGAGTCGAGGAACTGCAGCTATATAAAATACACGCGGATAACTACATTTGCTCCCTGATCCCTGGAACATCGAGTTTCCAGGCCCAATACACACCAG GGGGACTTTTCTATAAAGCAAGTGAGAGCAATCTGCAGTACGTGACATCCACGGCCTTTCTCCTCCTGACATACGCTAATTATCTGACATCTTATGGAGGCCATGCCTCTTGCGGGACCgcaactgtcacaccccaaaaccTCATTTCACTGGCTAAAAAGCAG GTTGACTACATATTAGGTCAGAATCCGGCGAAGATGTCATACATGGTGGGATTCGGAGAGAGGTATCCACAGCATGTCCATCATAGAGGCTCCTCACTGCCATCTGTACACTCGCACCCAAGTTCCATTCCCTGCAATGCCGGATTCCAGTACCTGTACTCAGGTTCCCCCAACCCAAACATCCTGGTTGGCGCAGTAGTGGGTGGTCCAGATAATAGAGATAGTTTCAACGATGACCGGAACAATTATCAGCAAGCGGAACCAGCCACTTACATCAATGCACCGTTTGTTGGTGCTCTCGCGTTCTTTGCAGCAAACTCAGTAGCGAACTGA